One Rhizobiales bacterium GAS188 DNA window includes the following coding sequences:
- a CDS encoding Uncharacterized conserved protein YndB, AHSA1/START domain, with product MAFEFSVSDIMPATPQVIYDAWLDGKRHAAMTGGHAATASKRKGGKMTAWDGYIEGRNLELEPGRRIVQSWRTTKFTKDDPDSQIEVLLEPVANGTRVTLRHSKVPDGHTSYRDGGWQKSYFAPMKRHFASLG from the coding sequence ATGGCTTTCGAATTCAGCGTATCGGACATCATGCCTGCGACGCCCCAGGTGATCTACGATGCCTGGCTCGACGGCAAGCGGCATGCCGCGATGACGGGCGGCCATGCAGCCACGGCCTCGAAGCGCAAGGGCGGGAAGATGACGGCGTGGGACGGCTATATCGAGGGCCGCAATCTCGAGCTCGAACCCGGGCGCCGCATCGTCCAGTCCTGGCGCACCACGAAGTTCACCAAGGACGACCCGGATTCACAGATCGAGGTGCTGCTGGAGCCCGTTGCTAACGGCACCAGGGTCACGCTGCGCCACAGCAAGGTTCCAGACGGCCATACGAGCTATCGGGACGGCGGTTGGCAGAAGAGCTATTTTGCGCCGATGAAGCGCCATTTCGCGTCGTTGGGGTGA
- a CDS encoding serine protease Do: MMDLMFKLQSRLADAKPRRKGAGQRGCLALALTLAMVLPAQVSAARGPDQISDVADEVVDAVVNISATTTEPVRAFKTPGDSQSTPFDDLFDDFFNRRRGGQGGGDAQQPRMRKSNSLGSGFVVDPSGIVVTNNHVVGEATEIEVIFTDGSKRKAEVVGKDPKVDLAVLRVKADKPLKYVKFGDSEKMRIGQWVMAVGNPFGLGGSVTAGIISARHRNIDSGSYDDYLQTDAAINRGNSGGPLFNLDGEVIGINTAILSPTGGSIGIGFAIPSNLAQPVLDQLTQFGEVRRGWLGVQIQGVDDSIAETLGLGKARGALVAGIDDRGPAKPAGIKKGDVIVKFAGAEVKESRDLPRMVAATPVGKAVDVVVVRDGKEVTVSVTLGRLQDDKVAALAPAPNDSSALKKALGLDLSPLTDELRRRYNIKDSVKGAVVISVDPNSSAADKRLQPGDVIVEVAQQPISSPADVAKQLEALKKDGKKSALFYVSNAQGDMRYVALAMD, encoded by the coding sequence ATGATGGACCTGATGTTCAAGCTTCAAAGCCGCCTTGCCGATGCCAAGCCGCGGCGCAAAGGTGCGGGGCAACGCGGCTGTCTCGCCCTGGCCTTGACGCTGGCGATGGTCCTCCCGGCGCAGGTGAGCGCGGCGCGCGGCCCTGATCAGATCTCCGACGTCGCAGACGAGGTGGTCGATGCGGTGGTCAATATCTCGGCGACCACGACCGAGCCGGTGCGCGCCTTCAAGACGCCGGGCGATTCGCAGAGCACGCCTTTCGACGATCTGTTCGACGATTTCTTCAATCGCCGGCGCGGAGGGCAGGGCGGCGGCGATGCGCAGCAGCCGCGCATGCGCAAATCGAACTCGCTCGGCTCGGGCTTCGTCGTCGATCCCTCGGGTATCGTGGTCACCAACAATCACGTCGTCGGCGAAGCGACCGAGATCGAGGTGATCTTCACCGACGGCTCGAAGCGGAAGGCCGAGGTGGTGGGGAAGGACCCAAAGGTCGACCTCGCCGTGCTGCGCGTGAAGGCCGACAAGCCGTTGAAATACGTGAAGTTCGGCGATTCCGAGAAGATGCGCATCGGCCAATGGGTGATGGCGGTCGGCAACCCGTTCGGGCTCGGCGGCTCGGTCACGGCCGGCATCATCTCGGCGCGCCACCGCAACATCGATTCGGGCAGCTATGACGATTACCTGCAGACGGATGCCGCCATCAATCGCGGCAATTCCGGCGGCCCCTTGTTCAATCTCGACGGCGAGGTGATCGGCATCAATACCGCCATCCTGTCGCCGACCGGCGGCTCGATCGGCATCGGCTTTGCGATTCCCTCGAACCTGGCGCAGCCCGTGCTCGACCAGCTCACGCAATTCGGCGAGGTGCGTCGCGGCTGGCTCGGCGTCCAGATCCAGGGTGTCGACGACTCGATCGCCGAGACGCTCGGCCTCGGCAAGGCGCGCGGCGCCCTCGTCGCCGGCATCGACGATCGCGGCCCCGCGAAGCCGGCAGGCATCAAGAAAGGCGATGTCATCGTCAAATTTGCCGGCGCCGAGGTGAAGGAATCGCGTGATCTGCCGCGCATGGTGGCAGCCACCCCGGTGGGCAAGGCCGTGGACGTGGTCGTGGTTCGCGACGGCAAGGAGGTGACGGTCTCGGTCACGCTCGGCAGGTTGCAGGACGACAAGGTCGCAGCGCTCGCTCCCGCCCCGAATGACAGCTCGGCGCTCAAGAAGGCGCTCGGCCTCGACCTGTCGCCGCTCACCGATGAGCTGCGCCGCCGCTACAACATCAAGGACAGCGTCAAAGGCGCCGTGGTGATCAGCGTCGATCCGAACTCTTCCGCCGCCGATAAGCGCCTGCAGCCGGGCGATGTCATCGTCGAGGTCGCCCAGCAGCCGATTTCGTCGCCGGCTGATGTCGCAAAGCAGCTCGAGGCTCTGAAGAAGGACGGCAAGAAGTCGGCGCTCTTCTATGTCTCGAACGCGCAAGGCGATATGCGCTACGTCGCGCTAGCGATGGATTGA
- a CDS encoding glutathione S-transferase produces the protein MLKVWGRRNSFNVQKVMWLIGELRLPHTHIPAGGDFGLLDTPEFLAMNPHGRVPVIDDDGVIVWESHAILRYLAAVYGKGSFWASDAVARSQADRWMDWSQTVLQPDFLNGVFWGYYRTPEAQRDWPAIRAKIAACARHFRLLEAMLAEPHYLGGPTLSLADIAAGTALYRYFELDIERPDIPKVEAWYRRLQERPAYREHVMIAFQDLRGKLDY, from the coding sequence ATGCTGAAGGTCTGGGGACGGCGCAACTCGTTCAATGTGCAGAAAGTCATGTGGCTCATCGGCGAATTGCGCCTGCCGCACACCCATATCCCGGCCGGCGGCGATTTCGGACTTCTCGACACGCCGGAATTCCTGGCCATGAACCCGCATGGCCGCGTCCCGGTGATCGACGATGACGGCGTCATCGTCTGGGAATCGCATGCCATCCTGCGTTACCTTGCGGCCGTCTACGGCAAGGGGAGTTTCTGGGCCTCGGATGCGGTGGCGCGCTCGCAGGCGGATCGCTGGATGGACTGGTCGCAGACGGTGCTGCAGCCCGATTTTCTCAACGGCGTGTTCTGGGGCTATTACCGCACACCCGAGGCGCAACGCGACTGGCCGGCCATCCGCGCCAAGATCGCCGCCTGCGCCCGGCATTTTCGCCTGCTGGAGGCGATGCTCGCCGAGCCACACTATCTCGGCGGCCCTACGCTCTCGCTCGCCGATATCGCGGCGGGGACGGCGCTCTACCGCTATTTCGAGCTCGATATCGAGCGCCCCGACATCCCGAAGGTCGAGGCCTGGTACCGGCGCCTGCAGGAACGCCCCGCCTATCGCGAGCACGTCATGATCGCGTTCCAGGATCTGCGCGGCAAGCTCGATTACTGA